The sequence CGCCGAGCCGATAATGACCGCGGTGGCCAGCTCGATGACGTTGCCGCGCAGGATGAAGTCCTTAAAACCCTTGAGCATGGTGCAGGAAACCTTTCTGTCTGAAACCGGGGCTGAAAAGCCCAGATGGGTGCCTGGGGGAGGGGAGTGGTTAGGGAGGGTATCGCTCTCGACCCAGCCGGGTGGCGCCATCCCACGACGTCACCGAAGGTGGGTGCGCTCTCCTGTGATGGCCACGGTCAGTGGCAGGTTCAACGAGGCTGCGGCAACGTTGTGCGCTGCGCTTTCCGGCAGGGCGATGAGGATAGTAGACGGGGTGCCGCGCGTCTTTTCCCCCGCGGCATCGGCTGCTGCGGTGGAGATGACTCGCGCATTGGCGGCCACGACTCTACCGGGCGGGTTATCGGCAGCGCCAGCCTTACCGTTACCCTCCATAGTTGCCGTGACAACATTTACTGTATCCCCATGGTGCAAGAAAGGCACAAGATCAGGGTCTGCCAGCTTCAATGGCACCATCGCGGACGTGCCTAACTCGTCGTCGCCGCCCACGAGCGACGCTGTGAGCTCCGCTCCTAAAAGCCGAGATTCGGTGACAATCTCCCCGGCATCGGCTGCGGCGACCACAACGCGCCCCTCCACGTTGCCGGTGTCGGTGCCAGCGTCTGAGTTTTGGTTCGCGCCAGCCCTCACTTCC is a genomic window of Corynebacterium massiliense DSM 45435 containing:
- a CDS encoding SAF domain-containing protein, producing MRFSQKAPQRSSRPQRPARSHRGGLFSTLRTPGHRRMLLIRRLLAALLVCSALFMAAMSMRENPAVLVFARPVNAGHVLGPGDVTIARLPEGVIPSAAMTPTAGTEVRAGANQNSDAGTDTGNVEGRVVVAAADAGEIVTESRLLGAELTASLVGGDDELGTSAMVPLKLADPDLVPFLHHGDTVNVVTATMEGNGKAGAADNPPGRVVAANARVISTAAADAAGEKTRGTPSTILIALPESAAHNVAAASLNLPLTVAITGERTHLR